The window TAATTTAAGATAGTGATTGTAATCTCCTTGGCATGAAATGGGTTACGCTATAAGGCAAATATGAAGTCGAATGTGAGTGTTCGTCTTCAATTGAAGGTCTTGTATGACGAATATCATCTCTCCTCATCCGGAACCGTTTTGGGAAGTGCGTGTTCATGATCTGTCCATCGACCCATCGTTGACCGGATTATGTGTTGGATACGAAATGGAAAAATGGCGGGCTGACCAGTTGGCTGAACATATGATGGAGTGGCTTCCTGATTTTGCGTTAAGTTCAAGTGAAAGGGCGGGGGTGCATTCAGGCAACATGGTGAGACTTATGCGGGAGGCTGCTCGAAAGATCTACAAATCTGAGAAATTCAAGAGCCGAGGAGAATTTGGGGAGCTATTTCTACATGCGGCAATTAGAACTGTATTTGGTTCAGTGCCTGCTATTTCGAAGATATACTATAAGACATCCGCGAATGATACTGTAAAGGGCTTCGATGCCGTCCATGTTGTTGGGCCGCCGGATTGCATGGAGCTTTGGATTGGGGAAGTAAAGTTCTATAAAAATATCAATTCCGCGATTCGCGATGTGGTTTCCGAGATTGAATCGCATACGCAGAGAGACTATCTAAAAGATGAGTTTCTTTGGATAAAGGGAAAGCTAGATGAAAGAGATCCTCATGCGCAACAATTGAAGAAACTTCTATCACCTAACGTCTCCCTCGATACCGTATTTAAGCGAGCTTGCATTCCCGTGCTTTTAACTTACGAAAGTGACTGTGTTGGTCGCCATACTGCGTGCAGTGACGAGTATATTCAAGGGTTTGAAGAGGAGGTTATTAAAAACCATTCATCATTTGTGGCAAAAATGAAGGCTATTGAGATTTCGCCAGCGCTTAATGTTCGTCTTTTCCTTTTGCCTATTCACTTGAAAAATGAGCTTATCGCCGCTCTCGATAGGAACCTGAAGTCTTGGCAGAACAAATGAAAAAGGAAGAAATTCGGCTTATTTTATCTCATGGAGAAGGGGTTGAGGAGCGGGCGTTTGAGATTTTGCAAGGGATCGCGAGGTATGTTAATGATGAGGAAGGCGAAGAAATTGGAAGGGATCTTGTCCTTAGAGCCTTGGAGCGGCGTGTCGAATTTGGCGGATTCTCTGAGGTTCTTGATGGGCTTACGAGAGAGGTTGGTTTGTTTCCTTATCTGGACCAAGAGGAGTTGTCGTTAAAGGATTCGTTGGCATATGAATTTCATAGACCAGACGAGAGTTCTGATTTCGTCTTTCATCGAGTGCAGGCTCAGGTATTCAGGCGGTTAATCGATGGGGAAAATGTAATTTTGAGCGCACCGACAAGCTTTGGGAAGAGCCGTGTCATTGATTCTATTATTTCTGCTAAAGAATTTCAAAATATTGTGATTCTCGTTCCGTCTATCGCGTTAATTGATGAGACTAGGCGTAGGTTGGTTTCGTTCTCTCCCTCCTATAAAATAGTTTCTCAGTTGTCTCAGAGGCCGGATAAGAGGAATATTTTCGTATTCACTGCTGAAAGGTTAAATGCGTACGAGGAATTGCCGCCTATAGATTTTTTTGTAATTGATGAGTTTTATAAAATCGGAGCAATCAGCGATAGGGATCAGGCGCGATTTGTGGCCTTAAACCAAGCCTTCTATCGTTTGAGTAAGAGTCGAGGGCAGTTCTATCTTCTTGGTCCCAGCGTTAAAGCTATACCGGATGGAATTGAAGCTAAGCTTCCATGCTATTTTTTCCCGACAAGATTCTCGACTGTGGCCAGTGATGTTGTCGAAGTTTACAACTGGGATAATGATCTGGATGAGCTTCTGAAATTGTGTTCTGAAATTGATGAACCTACATTGATTTTTTGCAAATCTCCGGCCCGTGTTAACGAGGTTGCGCGGGCGTTGGTGGAAAAGGAAATTGTCTCCGATGGTCGGAAGATGGGAGATGCGGCGCGCTGGATTTCCGAGAATTTTCATCCAAAATGGATTTATCCTCTAGCGATAACGCACGGCGTTGGTTTGCATCATGGGCGGCTGCCTCGATCCTTGGGGCAGTTGAGTGTTAGGGCTTTTAATGAAAACAAAATAAAATTCCTAATTTGTACGTCCACTCTTATCGAGGGTGTTAATACATGTGCAAAAAATGTAATAATATTTGATAATGTAATTAATAAAGTTCCTGTGGACTTCTTTACATTCAATAATATTAGGGGGAGATGCGGGCGGATGTTTGAGCATTTTGTTGGTCGCGTCTACCTTTTTCATCCTCCACCTCAGGAGGAGTTGCCCTATGTTGATTTTCCAGCAATAACGCAGGGGGCGGAGGTTCCTGAAAGCCTTCTCATTCAGATGGAGCGAGAGGATCTGAGCTCTGAATCTGACGGCAGGGTTGATGAGATATATCGACAGACCATTCTTCCAATTGAGGTAATCAGAAAAAATTCTACACTTGATCCCTTGGCGCAAATTGAATTAGCCAAAGAGCTTTCGGGGCTCAAGAGGTCGGAGGCTTCGTTGTTCTGGTGGAAGAGATTTCCAGATTACGACGGACTACTAGTGGTGGCGCGGCTATTGTGGAAGTATTTTGTGGCTGGCAGGAAGCACGGCGTTTCATCTCCAGAGCAATTGACGTTAAAGTTATGGAAATTGAAATCTTCTCCCGGAATAAAAGGTCGGATTCTCGAAGAGCTGCGCCCTGGAAAGTATCAGGCGGCCTCCCCTGATGAGGCTGTGGAGCGAGTGTTTTCCTTTGATCGCAACTGGGCGGGATTTGAGTTTCCTAGGCTTTTAATGGCAGTTTCGCGAATACAGCAGCATATTTTTGATGCGAGATTCGGAGTTAGTGGAAATTACGCTCTTTTTGCGGCGAGATGTGAACAGCTATTTCGAAATCCCGCACTAGTTGCTCTTGAGGAATACGGGTTGCCTATCCAATTGGGGGAACGAATCGCTGAGAGCATAAATCTTAGTGAGGATTTAGATGTGGCGATTAAGCAAGTTAAAGAATTTGACCCTGCGGGTTATGGGTTTGATCGGTTTGAGGTTGATCTTTTAAAAGAGGTTCAGAGAGGAGTTTGAGCTTTGGTTGTTAATATTGCTTTATATTTGAAGTCGGCAAGCGTGAAAAAATAACGCTATTGTGTTCTGAGGGAATTTGGGAGAGGTTGGGATTTGTAACGGATCGATGGCATGGGATGGGGGAATTTTGGTCCAGCGGATAGCAATAGTGTCAGTTTTCGCTGCTCCGGTATGCTCGCATAATCTTTTTCACGGCGCGGTATACCCATCCAGATCCACCACAACCGGGTCGTCGGAGAAGGGGGTGGTGACGGAGGTGTCGAGGCCGAGGAGGGGCTTGAGGTCGGGGGAGGTCTTTTGCACACCGATGAGGGTGTCGAAGGAACGGGCGATGGCTCCGGCGTAATCGCTTGCGGTGCTGGAGTTTGAGACGTTGATTTGCAGGTACTGGCCGCCGCTGTTGAGAGGGGCCGTCGAGGTGATGGCGCTGGTGATCGCGATATTGGCGGCGGAGCCGGAGTTTTGCGCCCAGGGGGTGAGCCAGCGATTGCCCGCCATGCCGGGAAAGCCGTCGGTGGCGGCATTGGTAAGGCCGTCGGAGAAGCTGGCGAGGGGGCCGACAGGCGGGGTGGTCGAGCCGCCGGAGAGCTGCATGGCGAGGTTATCCACGGAGAAGGTCATCGCGCCGGGGTGGTCCTTGTCATCGCGGGCGCCGAAGAAGACGCGCTGCTGCGCCGTGCCGGTGGCGCGGAAGGGGATGCCGGTCGGGCTGGTGTAGTTCGTGGAGCCGCCCGCGATGGTGAAGGAATACGTGCTCGCGGCCGGGTCGACATTGACCACGATGTGGTAGACCGTGCCGGGCACGAAGGTGACGCCGGTGGTCGTGAGGGTGGAGCCATTGTAGTACCGCCACTGGAGCGCGCCGCCGGAGTAGGTCGCGCCGAGGCCCCAGGTGGTATTCGCATCGAGGCCGGAGGCGTTTTCCACCAGGCTGCCGAAGATGGCGTAGTTGCTATTCGTATCCGCGCTCACGGCGGGAATGACGGAGTCGCCGCGGAAGTCGAAGGCGAGCTGGTACGGCCCCGTGAGGTTGGAGGTCTCGGTGGTCCAGAGGACGGCCTTGGCATTGCCGGGCGTGCCGTCGGCATCGAGCGCGGTGGGGTTCCAGAAGACGAGGCACCAGTCCTTGGCGTTGTTCAGCGGGGCGGTGTTGCCGAGAGAGACCTTCTGGACGTAGCGGTAGCCGTCGAGGGCGGCATTGAGCGCGGCGACCTTGGCGACGGCGGGCTTGGCCACGAGGGTCTTGGCAAAGTTCGCCCCCGAGGTGGTGAAGAGCCCGTAGTGTTTGTCGGACGTGTTGTCATCGACATTGCGGGCGTCGTCGAGCGAGTAGACGCAGTTGATCGTGAGCCCGGTGTAGTAGCCCATGAGGATCTGGCGGACGGCGAACTTTGCATGCGTGTCGGTGCTCACGCCGTAGTCGTTGCGGTCCGTCGAGAAGCCCCATTCCGTGAGGACGATGGGGAAGTTGGGCTTGCCGCGGGCGGCGAGCTCCGTCTTCAGCAGCGAGATGGGCGAGGCGAGGGCCTCGGGGACGCGCTTGGCGGGATCGGAGCTGTAGTTGGAATACGGGTGGATCGAGACGCCGTCGACGAGGTCGAGCAGGCCGCGGTCGAAGCACTTGTCGATGAAGTTGCCGCGCGCCCAGGCATTGGCCACGCCGGGGGCGATGACGAGGGGATTCGGGAGGTTCTGCGATTCCCGCCCGAGGTGCCAGCCCTCGCGCAGGCCGGAGACGGCGTAGGGGACGAGCGCCATGTATTCATCGACATTCGATGCGGGCACCCAGAAGCCGCTCAGGTTCGGCTCGTTCCAGATCTCGAAGATGGGATTGAAATCGCGGAAGGCATAGGCGAGGGCCTTGCAGTAGTCGTGAAAGCCCTGCCGCTGGGCATCGGTCTGGATGCCGCCGTTGGTGGTATCCGTGCCGTACACGGTATTGCCGAGTCCCACGAAGATGATGGGGCGGATGCCCTTGCTCGCGAGCATTTCCACGAGCTGCTGATAGCCGGGGATGTAGGACTGCGGGGAGGTGAGATTGTAACTGCCCGCGCTGCGCTCGACATCGAACCACGGCACGCCAAACCGCGCAAAGCGGTAGCCCGCGTTGGCGTATTGGTTCATCGCCGGGTCATTGGCGGTCGAGGTGAAGTCGATGTAGGTATTCGTATGCAGGGCCGCGCCGTTGATATTCGGCACGATGGGCTCGGGGAAGCCCTCGGCCAGGATGGGTCCGGAAGCCTCGATGCGCACATGGTCGAGGGAGAAATTCACCGAGCCGGTGTGGTCCTTGTCGTCCTTGGCGGAGAAGAAAACTTTGTTCACGCCCACGGAGGCATTGCGGAAGGGGATGCCGGTCGGGCTTTCGTAGACGGTGGCTCCGTCATTGATCATGAAGGAATACGTCTTCGCCTGCGGATCGACGAAAACGCCCACGCGGTAGACGGTGCCCGTGGTGTAGGTGATGCCGGTGTCGACGAGGGTGGAGCCGCTGTAGTAGCGCCACCGCGTCGCGCCGCTGGCGGTGCGAATCGTGAGGCCCCACGTGGTGTTGGCATCAAGCTGGGCGGCGGAGTTTGAGATACTGCCAAAGATGGCGTAGTCGCTATTCGTATCCGCGCTCACGGCGGGAATGACCGAGTCGCCGCGGAAGTCGAAGTACAAATCCCACGGGGTCGAGGGGTCGACCACGGCGGAGTCAAAGGTGCGCGTCACCGCGCCGCCGTAGTCCGAGGCGGTGCTGGCATTGCTCACCTGCACGGAGAGGTAATTGCCGCCGCCCGCGAGCGGCGAGGCCGAGGAGGCGGAGTTGGTCAGCGTGACATTGGCGGAGGAGGTTTTGTTCGACGTCCATCCCGAGGCCCAACCGGAGCCGGTCGCGCCGGGATAGCCATCGACGAGCGCGCTGGTGTTGCCATCCGTGAAATCGGCGAGGATCTGCGCCTGGCCTGATGAACACAGGCCCGGCAGGATGGCGGAGCAGGCAATTGCGATATGCCGGACGCTGACGCGCAGGCGTGAAAAATCAACCCGGGGGATGGTTTTCATAGCTGGGAGAATGTGTGATGAGGGGAGATGACCCGGAGGCGGGAAATCTGCGGCAAGCTAATCGGTTTTCCCCAGGCGGGGCCATAACGCCATCGCCCCAATACTTTACATTTAGGAACCTTGCTAATGATTGGCAACCGGTTGCTAACACTGTGGTGCGGAGGGGTGCAAGGGAAGGATCAGGTAATGCTAATGGCGGCGGAGCGGAGCGGGCGTCTTTCCTCGCGGAGGGCGCTCTGTTCTTGATGCGGATGGGGAAGTGCGGGATGATGCCGGGTCAAATTTTCAACCCAGTGCATAATATTCGGAATCTCGGGGCGATCGGGGATGGACTCGCAGACGACTCGGCAGCCATTCAGAAAGTGCTCGATGGAGGGCGGAAGGAGGTCTTCATTCCCGCCGGGGTGTACCGGATCGCGCAGACGCTGAAGGTCGATTCCTTCACGAAGATCGTGGCCGACCCCGGGGCGAGGCTTTTTCACTGCGGGGAGACTCCGCACGGGGCGGAGGATTTTCTCCTGACCAACCGCGACCCCGTCTTTGGCAACGCGGAGATTCAGATCACGGGCGGGACGTGGGACGGGAACAAGACGGGGCGGACGAATTTCAAGGACCCCGATCTTTTCAACCTGAAGGCCTTCACGGGAACGGTGCTGAATTTTCGCAACGTGCGCGACCTCAAGCTCAGCGACCTCATCGTGGCCAACAGCGTCGTGTACTTCGTGCGCATGTGCATGCTCGACGGGTTTGAGATCCGCAACATCGGATTCCAGAGCGACGTCATTGAGAACAACCAGGACGGGCTGCATTTCAACGGCTGGGTGCGCAATGGAGTGGTGGAAAACATTCGCGCGCTGACGAAGGGGCAGCCGAACGATGACCTGATTGCGCTGAACGCCGACGACAGCATGGCGCGGCTGGAGAATACCGGGATGACCTGCGGGCCGATCGAGAACATCGTCTTTCGCAATCTCTACGCGGAGGACTGCCACACGGCGGTGCGGCTGCTCAGCTACGTCTCGCCGATCCGCAACCTGCGCTTTGAGAACGTGGTGGCGGGCTGCCGGTGCTTTGCCATCAACATGGACGGGGCGCGGTATTGCCGCACCCCGCTCTTCCGCGACGAGGATTTCCCGCAGGGCGTCGGGCGGATCGAGAATATCGAGTTCCGCGGGCTGAAGGTCTGGTGGAGCACGCCGGGCGAGCGCAAGGCGCTGATCGATGGCGAGAGCCGGGTGGAGAATTTTTTGATCCGGGGCTTTGAGCGCGATGCCACGCGGGACCAGGCGCCGGAGGTGCCGACGCTGTGGGTGGAAAAGACGCCGGGGCTGCCGATCAAGGCTCTCGCGGGAGAGCGCGTCGTGTTGGATGCAGTGGCGGGCAGCGAGCCGGTGGTGGTGAGCGAGGCGTTTTCCGAGCTGAGGCTCGGCTAGGTATGTCCGTCCCGCTCGGTGCGGTGCGAGGAGCGGCTTTTAGTGCGAGGCCGTCGCGCCCTCGGACCTTATGCCCATGATGGGCAGGACGATCGGGAGCACGGCGTCGACGAATTCATCGCGGCTCTGCGTTTGCTGGCGCTGCCATTCCGTGGCCGCGCCGCAGATCGCCCAGGCGGCCAGGGTGGCGCGCAGCTCGGCATTGGTGCGGTCGCGCGCGGGGCAATCTCGCAGCGCCCCGGCGACGAGGAATTCGCGGAGGCGTTCGCGGATGGTGGATTCGATTAACGGCCCGGCCTGACGCTGGAACTCCTGGCAGCGCGACGGAAATCCCGCCAAAAAGTCGCAGACCGTCTCGATGAGCGCGCGAATGCCATGCGGGCACTGGGCCGGGCGTTCCGCCATGCGGGCCATGAAGGCGCTGCGAAATTTCTCCCCGATGAGGTCCTGAAAGAGCGCGAACTTGTCCGTGTAGTGGTCGTAAAAGGTCGCGCGGTTCAGGGTGGAGCGCTCCGCAATATCCTGCACGGAAATGGCTTGCAGGGATTTTGAGCCAAGCAGCTCCTCAAAGGCGCGCAGCAGCATCTCCCGCGTGCGCTTCACGCGAGGGTCGAGGTTGCAGGCGGCTTCCGTCTCCATGGAAGCAAACATACCATTTGACAAACTTCCCGTCTAGTGATGGATTAACAACAGATGTCGTTTAGAAAACAAGCGACGTCAAAATTCAAAAAGGAGACACACATCATGAGCACGACACTGGAATACAAAGACCTGACGAAAGAAGCCCCGCGCAGCCCGCGTGAACGCCTGGGCGGCTACATCCTCCTCGCCCGCGCGATCGACAAGGGCCGCGCCACGCTGGCCGGGAAAAACGGCGAGTACCATTTCGACTGTCCGCTGGACAACTACCTCTTCGGCTTCAAGGAAGTGAAGGGCGCCGACGTCAAAGCCCTCCTCGAGAAGGGCGCGACAGATGAGGAGATCGTTGCGTGGTTCAATACCAACGGCGCGACGAAGACGCCCGAGGAGATCGCGGAGTTCGGCAAAAACGTCGAGGGCTATCGTCCCTACGACGACCCGGAGAAGCGCGATTGGTTCGTGGGCGAGGCGACGAAGTCCGGCCTCGATCCGGCGAAAGTCACCCTCTTCGACTGGCTCGAGGTGGACGACAAGCAGAGCTACCAGAGCTAAGAGGACAGCCTCTTTTTACAGAAAGCCGACCCGGGGAATTGGAGCCCCGGGCGCGGTTTGACAGAGCCGAGCCTGGTAAACAGGCGGAGCCAAGAGAGCGAAGGAAGCCAAGGGTCAGGCGTTGTGTGGAGATGGCGCCGGGCCGGAGGCTTCCTTCGCTTTTTTTTGTTTAAGGCGGTGCGATGAGCTGTTCAGTCCCGGAGAGATGGAACAGGCGAAGCCAGCCTCCCAACCTCTAGGCAATGATGGGACAGATACTCCCTGGGAGCGCCCGAGCGATGGCGGCAGCGCGTCGGCCGATTGTTCGCTGTTGCAGCGGGAAAAGAGTCGGTCATTTCGAGGAGGAGCCTGGCGCAGAAAGGTAGTTGGCCAGGTTCATGCCATTGTAGAAAATCGCCAGATCTTCCTCGTCTGTGGTAATGCGGCCGGGGATGAAACCTGCGGCAAACCGGTAGCCCTGGAAGGAATACTTCATGTGCATCCTCCCACAACTCATGATGCGCGCATCGGCCACGGGCGCCGCCAGCGCCCCCTTTGCCGTGGTGGCCACAGAGCAGTCGGCGCGATCCCATGCCATCACTTCGGTCAGGGGCACCGCCTTGATCTGCTTATAGGAGTCTTGCTTGTGGGCGCTCCAGGTGGCCGGATTATTCCGGTCCAGATCCGGGTTCGGCTTGTATTTGATGATGATCAGATAGGGAACGCCATAACGGAGTGAAGCGGGCCTATGGTCGTCGGAATCCCCAACGCTCATGGCTGGCGGGATATTGTCCTTGGGGTCGCCGGGTTGGGTGACCCATTGCAAATGCAGGCGGTCGCGGTAGGCGAAGATGTGGGCATTGCCCCACTCGTCGTGGGTCAGGTCGGTCTTTCCTGTTGGAGCCTGAACCACTTTGCTCGGCCACTTGGCGAAATCCGTTTCAAAGTTGATCTCCGGCGGGTTGTCGATGGCGACAGTGGGATTGGTGTAAAAGACCCAGTTGTTGTGATGGCGACCCACCGTCCACGGAGCTTCGATTCCACCCTTGCCGCGGCTGTCGGGCTCGGTCATAGGCCCCGAGCGCATTCCCAGCAGGTCGACCAGGGAATTGTTCGACGCCATGGCCGGGTCGAGCATGGCGATCATCCAGACGGTCCATTCCCATTGGTCGGAGAAATAGCCGGTGTCTGCCTGGAAAACATTCGCCACATTTTTGTAATCCCCCGCATAGAGCCCGCGGATGCCATACTCGCTCTCGGAAGCCGGCGAGAATGCCGGTTGGTAAACCGTCTTCCCGTTGGTGACTTCGGCTGTATTGAGGACCAGATTGGCCTTTCCGAACAGCCCCGGAATCGCGGTTTTACTTCCGGCATCCGTCGTTTTCCCGAAATCAAAAACTTCGCCGAGCGCGGGCAGTTGCCCCAGAGTCAGAGACCGTCGCCATCCTGCCTGCCGGGCAAGCCCCCAGTGCAGCGTGCGTATTTCCGGGATCGAGAGCCGGTCGGAGACAATGATGCCATACAGCAGGAAATCCTGGCCCTGGTTGGCTGCGGCGGGCTCGCTGCCGTCGATCCCGAGGCGAAGCGTTCCCGCATTCTCTTCCAGAGCCGATGGTGACGGCGCGCGTTGCTGCGTGTTCAATTGCGCACCATTCCGAAATACGGCGAAAGATCCATCCGCACCGCAGTTGAGCGTGAGGATATTGTGGGAGCCCTCCGGGAGAGCCTCTGCGGACTTGTAAGACGGACTCTGCGCCGCCCCGTTGCGCCAGGAGAAGAGGGCCGTGCCGCCGGGTACACTTCCCCCCAGTTGCACGTCCACCTGGTTCGCGCCGCCACTGCCACGGTATGACCAAGGGTAGTCCGGAGAGCCTGCGCCTCCCTTTTCCATGCGAATCGGGTTGACGACGATGCCCGTAAAGGACTTGCCGCCGCCGGTTGCGAAGGACATCCCCTCAAGAGCCGTCGAGAGCGCACGGCCCCCAGTAAAGTGAATACACCAATTGCCAGCGGCATCCTTGCCCAGGGTCGGTTTCGATTGACCGGGCGGAACCGTCATCCAGACCGGCTCCGTCGTGCCCGGACGCTGCAACGCCAGTTCGACCTCCATTCCCTCAAGCGACGGAGTTCCCTTGGGCAGAGCGGCCAGCGCCGCAGATTCGTCGAATGCCCCGGACGCGGTCATGCCGATGGCCGTGCCGTTAATCCGGCAGGTCGGTCCCGAATAAGTCGGAATCATTCGGTCGAGTCCCGCGGCGTAATGCAAGGAAGTCGAAAGCGCCGACGCTCCCACAGGCTGAACTGCATCCTGCCAGCCACTGCGGGCGTCTGCGACAAGAGCGAAGAATGCCAGAAGCGCAGATATTGCCGGCTGCACCAGCCGAAGCCGGGATGACGCTGGAGAGAGTTGTTCTTTCATTGAATTCATAATGACGATCGAAAAGTGTACCGCTCGGGTTCGAGCTCATCCGATCGCTCAACTGTTGCGCCCCATTCAGCTTCAGGGAAGCAGGAACTTGCTGGCGGTCATGCGGCCTGAAAAGGAGGTGGCGTTCGCGCTGGGTACGCATCTGGTGGAAGCTAAGGGAACGCCTCCGCCTTAGCATACGTTCTGGTTGGTCCTCTGCGAGGAATACAAAGGCGAAGGGTGGGATACGACGCAGGGAGAGGGAAAGATGCCTTGCGATGGGTTGACTAGGGCACGGTAGGGGTAAAACCTTAGGGTCCTCGGGGTGGGGATGGTTGACGGTGCCGGAGCGAACGGGGGAGGATGCCTCATGGCGAAAGTAAAAAAATCTCTCCCTGTCCTGAAGAAGGCACCGACAGGTATTGACGGATTTGACCAGATTACGAACGGGGGAGTGCCGCAGGGCCGACCGACTTTGGTTTGCGGTTCGGCGGGATGCGGCAAGTCGCTCTTTGCGGTGGAGTTTCTCATTCGTGGCGCGACGGAATTTGGCGAGCCCGGAGTGCTGATGACGTTTGAGGAGACGGCGGACGACATTCGCAAGAACGTGGCGTCGCTCGGTTTCGACGTGGACAAGCTGATCGCGGAAAAGAAACTCGTGATTGATCACGTCAAGGTCGACCGCGCCGAGATCGAGGAGAATGGCGAATACGATCTCGAGGGGCTGTTTATCCGGCTCGGGTATGCGATCCAGTCGATCGGGGCGAAGCGCGTCGTGCTGGACACGATCGAGACGCTCTTCTCGGGTTTGTCCAATCAGGCGGTGCTCCGCTCGGAACTGCGGCGGCTTTTCTACTGGCTGAAGGAAAAGGGCATGACGACGGTCATCACCGGCGAGCGCGGCGAGGGGCAACTCACGCGGCAGGGGCTGGAGGAGTATGTGTCGGATTGCGTCATTCTGCTCGACCATCGCGTGATCGGCCAGATCTCCACCCGGCGGCTGCGCGTGGTGAAGTATCGCGGCACCACACACGGAACCAACGAGTATCCTTTCCTCATCGACGAGGAGGGCATCTCGGTGCTGCCCATCACGGCCTCCGGGCTGGACTATGAGGTTTCCAATGAGCGGATCTCCAGCGGCGTGGACGGCCTGGACGAGATGCTGGGCGGAGGGGGGTATTACCGCGGGAGCACGGTGCTGCTCTCCGGCACGGCGGGCACGGGAAAAAGCAGCGTGGCGGCGCAACTCGCGCGAGCCACGTGCGCACGCGGAGAGAGGTGCCTGTACTTTTCTTTTGAGGAATCGCCCGCGCAGATTCA of the Terrimicrobium sacchariphilum genome contains:
- a CDS encoding HamA C-terminal domain-containing protein — protein: MTNIISPHPEPFWEVRVHDLSIDPSLTGLCVGYEMEKWRADQLAEHMMEWLPDFALSSSERAGVHSGNMVRLMREAARKIYKSEKFKSRGEFGELFLHAAIRTVFGSVPAISKIYYKTSANDTVKGFDAVHVVGPPDCMELWIGEVKFYKNINSAIRDVVSEIESHTQRDYLKDEFLWIKGKLDERDPHAQQLKKLLSPNVSLDTVFKRACIPVLLTYESDCVGRHTACSDEYIQGFEEEVIKNHSSFVAKMKAIEISPALNVRLFLLPIHLKNELIAALDRNLKSWQNK
- a CDS encoding DEAD/DEAH box helicase; its protein translation is MKKEEIRLILSHGEGVEERAFEILQGIARYVNDEEGEEIGRDLVLRALERRVEFGGFSEVLDGLTREVGLFPYLDQEELSLKDSLAYEFHRPDESSDFVFHRVQAQVFRRLIDGENVILSAPTSFGKSRVIDSIISAKEFQNIVILVPSIALIDETRRRLVSFSPSYKIVSQLSQRPDKRNIFVFTAERLNAYEELPPIDFFVIDEFYKIGAISDRDQARFVALNQAFYRLSKSRGQFYLLGPSVKAIPDGIEAKLPCYFFPTRFSTVASDVVEVYNWDNDLDELLKLCSEIDEPTLIFCKSPARVNEVARALVEKEIVSDGRKMGDAARWISENFHPKWIYPLAITHGVGLHHGRLPRSLGQLSVRAFNENKIKFLICTSTLIEGVNTCAKNVIIFDNVINKVPVDFFTFNNIRGRCGRMFEHFVGRVYLFHPPPQEELPYVDFPAITQGAEVPESLLIQMEREDLSSESDGRVDEIYRQTILPIEVIRKNSTLDPLAQIELAKELSGLKRSEASLFWWKRFPDYDGLLVVARLLWKYFVAGRKHGVSSPEQLTLKLWKLKSSPGIKGRILEELRPGKYQAASPDEAVERVFSFDRNWAGFEFPRLLMAVSRIQQHIFDARFGVSGNYALFAARCEQLFRNPALVALEEYGLPIQLGERIAESINLSEDLDVAIKQVKEFDPAGYGFDRFEVDLLKEVQRGV
- a CDS encoding cellulase family glycosylhydrolase, with translation MKTIPRVDFSRLRVSVRHIAIACSAILPGLCSSGQAQILADFTDGNTSALVDGYPGATGSGWASGWTSNKTSSANVTLTNSASSASPLAGGGNYLSVQVSNASTASDYGGAVTRTFDSAVVDPSTPWDLYFDFRGDSVIPAVSADTNSDYAIFGSISNSAAQLDANTTWGLTIRTASGATRWRYYSGSTLVDTGITYTTGTVYRVGVFVDPQAKTYSFMINDGATVYESPTGIPFRNASVGVNKVFFSAKDDKDHTGSVNFSLDHVRIEASGPILAEGFPEPIVPNINGAALHTNTYIDFTSTANDPAMNQYANAGYRFARFGVPWFDVERSAGSYNLTSPQSYIPGYQQLVEMLASKGIRPIIFVGLGNTVYGTDTTNGGIQTDAQRQGFHDYCKALAYAFRDFNPIFEIWNEPNLSGFWVPASNVDEYMALVPYAVSGLREGWHLGRESQNLPNPLVIAPGVANAWARGNFIDKCFDRGLLDLVDGVSIHPYSNYSSDPAKRVPEALASPISLLKTELAARGKPNFPIVLTEWGFSTDRNDYGVSTDTHAKFAVRQILMGYYTGLTINCVYSLDDARNVDDNTSDKHYGLFTTSGANFAKTLVAKPAVAKVAALNAALDGYRYVQKVSLGNTAPLNNAKDWCLVFWNPTALDADGTPGNAKAVLWTTETSNLTGPYQLAFDFRGDSVIPAVSADTNSNYAIFGSLVENASGLDANTTWGLGATYSGGALQWRYYNGSTLTTTGVTFVPGTVYHIVVNVDPAASTYSFTIAGGSTNYTSPTGIPFRATGTAQQRVFFGARDDKDHPGAMTFSVDNLAMQLSGGSTTPPVGPLASFSDGLTNAATDGFPGMAGNRWLTPWAQNSGSAANIAITSAITSTAPLNSGGQYLQINVSNSSTASDYAGAIARSFDTLIGVQKTSPDLKPLLGLDTSVTTPFSDDPVVVDLDGYTAP
- a CDS encoding glycosyl hydrolase family 28-related protein → MHNIRNLGAIGDGLADDSAAIQKVLDGGRKEVFIPAGVYRIAQTLKVDSFTKIVADPGARLFHCGETPHGAEDFLLTNRDPVFGNAEIQITGGTWDGNKTGRTNFKDPDLFNLKAFTGTVLNFRNVRDLKLSDLIVANSVVYFVRMCMLDGFEIRNIGFQSDVIENNQDGLHFNGWVRNGVVENIRALTKGQPNDDLIALNADDSMARLENTGMTCGPIENIVFRNLYAEDCHTAVRLLSYVSPIRNLRFENVVAGCRCFAINMDGARYCRTPLFRDEDFPQGVGRIENIEFRGLKVWWSTPGERKALIDGESRVENFLIRGFERDATRDQAPEVPTLWVEKTPGLPIKALAGERVVLDAVAGSEPVVVSEAFSELRLG
- a CDS encoding TetR/AcrR family transcriptional regulator translates to METEAACNLDPRVKRTREMLLRAFEELLGSKSLQAISVQDIAERSTLNRATFYDHYTDKFALFQDLIGEKFRSAFMARMAERPAQCPHGIRALIETVCDFLAGFPSRCQEFQRQAGPLIESTIRERLREFLVAGALRDCPARDRTNAELRATLAAWAICGAATEWQRQQTQSRDEFVDAVLPIVLPIMGIRSEGATASH
- a CDS encoding DUF5069 domain-containing protein produces the protein MSTTLEYKDLTKEAPRSPRERLGGYILLARAIDKGRATLAGKNGEYHFDCPLDNYLFGFKEVKGADVKALLEKGATDEEIVAWFNTNGATKTPEEIAEFGKNVEGYRPYDDPEKRDWFVGEATKSGLDPAKVTLFDWLEVDDKQSYQS